A genomic stretch from Raphanus sativus cultivar WK10039 unplaced genomic scaffold, ASM80110v3 Scaffold2574, whole genome shotgun sequence includes:
- the LOC108818836 gene encoding receptor-like serine/threonine-protein kinase SD1-7 isoform X4, whose product MFGQDEIEANTRKVVGTYGYMSPEYAMNGIFSIKSDVFSFGVLLLEIISGKRSTGFYNSTGDLSLLGCVWRNWKEEKWLEIIDPIIIDHSSSTLQRHEILRCIQIGLLCVQERAEDRPAMSSVMVMLGSETTAIPQPKQPAFCVGKSPLETQSSKHGDDEWTVNQITLSVIDAR is encoded by the exons CGGCTATATGTCTCCAGAGTATGCAATGAATGGGATATTCTCTATTAAGTCGGATGTTTTCAGCTTTGGGGTCTTGCTTCTTGAAATTATAAGTGGCAAGAGGAGCACAGGATTTTACAACTCAACTGGTGACCTTAGTCTCCTTGGTTGT GTGTGGAGGAATTGGAAGGAAGAAAAATGGCTAGAGATCATAGATCCGATCATCATAGATCATTCATCATCAACGTTGCAGAGACATGAAATATTAAGATGTATACAGATTGGTCTCTTGTGTGTTCAAGAACGTGCTGAAGATAGACCAGCGATGTCTTCTGTAATGGTGATGCTTGGAAGTGAAACTACAGCTATTCCTCAGCCTAAACAACCAGCCTTTTGCGTTGGCAAAAGTCCTCTTGAGACTCAGTCAAGTAAACATGGCGACGATGAATGGACAGTTAACCAAATCACCCTCTCGGTAATTGACGCTCGATAA